A single window of Girardinichthys multiradiatus isolate DD_20200921_A chromosome 15, DD_fGirMul_XY1, whole genome shotgun sequence DNA harbors:
- the cep170bb gene encoding centrosomal protein of 170 kDa protein B isoform X5, whose translation MSVTSWFLVSSSGTRHRLPREMIFVGREDCELMLQSRSVDKQHAVINYNPTTDEHLVKDLGSLNGTFVNDLRIPDQTYITLKLSDIIRFGYDSHVYVLEKSQHKVPEEALKHEKYSSQLQMSLKAAEGKKSDEEEGQRGDKTTTTKSVTQETPVSRPTPLYGQPSWWGEEDYGSKIQSSDEPHSEVQKDVLSIHPDFSGPLSDSQPKTVFTSYHREPSYFEIPTKDFQHQKTSEAELHEIPTKDTDVPHAAPCPPTSTPPVVQSHASFTIEFDDCMPGKIKIKDHVTKFSTRQRKGQTPPAKTATTAAPAEMMSSQSKVVDWLVHSDVSMMKKHPPCEDVYSTKSDLAMNIKTLKGHHHEDGTQSDSEDPVLKSRSKSHHSVQSEQSETSQQTVQPSQQPVQTQKLHHLLQYSPPRQAAASAVAPERPLSQSPPQPPSPPETFKQGPSEHLTQQAFIIEFFDDNPRKKRSQSFTHNPAHSDSYSTLKAKMERRKGGERPASMHGHIPPTQQVTVPLKGQVHSGPQRSSSLKREKTEGEAASSGSSSRSSSGIIIRPFGSVGKKSMLAQEFAAEFLKDSGQKDSTPTRDKVSPPPISAPPVMVSPPQAQIPSPLEPPALSSVSYPSSPLQPPVSSKPFKSPSGSSQVAPLVHPSGPHMSPMLSLGVCGGDPKVSQRMVRNEEDDSLSDAGTYTIETESQDKEVEEARNMIDQVFGVLDSPEYSGATTGVYRPVIHEGKDEHHNLPGDGSSVDLLHGFIPAAVSAPPTGPMQVQAQAADLEGTKWVSRWASLADSYADPGSTPPQVECLEDLRYLSHSVGSYSYDTSESETSHSSRTRRLLPQVPPDKVESVPPSILIQHESYQGHTSLDRVYSPPCSQDSTQCLAVQDDVDPDSLSDASRSEDGPALINAKRIDIRAGNPSPAAPGYQFKVQEKVSPTIKSTFFYIGAEDYSGKPEQARSPVHGERTRDPPAKTPPTTVLIRHLGGHEPRRTGVKPNNSAPNLQTQDKDSVPTKDSNIVRQESFTKARPSDTIQMKKLPHISSHPSIRDMEQSTQETQPFLQETEGTLSSLDTKLPSSGSGRSSKKGGSSTHMDDSLSGESDVDTASTVSQVSSKNIPVSSTSKKRPAISSLQKEKSSSSPSIQEKGRQLSARERLSEKRRTQTPADAPSKAEATRRFQMRRSTGNRGSLDLSEGQQGTGLNWTESTSSDHEITRPSSRTKKMIAPLQKEDNGKTPKSATQQVLTRSNSLSAPRPTRASMLRRARLGEASDNEGTETDRASQNSDHISAPPKVSAEGKKLSRLDILAMPRKRTGSFTTPSDNESSTTRSGFSSRNNEPAATARKTSVGDARQAAGKGGGTPVKQTLTRTRSSGAKYLSSGSRRKQKGSDFSSSSEEEYESNTGSSKAKRSSHSTTAGQTPRSRRSAASKSKSVSLETEDDEDQNDVDPYQNWSTHSAEIAKLSQDLAKDLAILAKEIHDVAGDGDSPSSGMGTTTSPTSLPNTPASTISAREEASSVPYLHGVRQSQVILDNLMLNPVSQLSQAIRENTEQLAEKMKVLFQNKADVWEEIEAKINTENEVPILKTSNKEITSILKELRRVQRQLEVINTIVEPAGSLQAAAIGTSSLTQMRQTSKEKKFITKPRASNANESTKRPPRGSDGSHYMN comes from the exons ATGAGTGTGACATCATGGTTTCTGGTGAGCAGCTCGGGCACTCGGCACCGCCTCCCGCGGGAGATGATCTTTGTGGGTCGCGAGGACTGCGAACTCATGCTGCAG tCACGCAGCGTGGACAAACAGCACGCTGTCATCAACTACAACCCGACAACCGATGAACACCTTGTGAAAGACCTGGGCAGCCTGAACGGG ACGTTTGTGAACGACCTGCGGATCCCTGACCAGACCTACATCACCCTCAAACTGTCCGACATCATCCGCTTTGGATACG ATTCTCATGTCTACGTTCTGGAGAAAAGTCAACACAAAGTCCCAGAGGAGGCGCTGAAG CACGAAAAGTACAGTAGTCAGCTGCAGATGAGTCTGAAGGCTGCAGAGGGGAAGAAGAGTGATGAAGAAGAGGGGCAGCGAGGCGACAAGACGACAACGACAAAAAGCGTCACACAAG AGACTCCTGTGAGTCGGCCCACTCCTCTGTATGGTCAGCCGTCCTGGTGGGGAGAGGAAGACTATGGGAGTAAAATCCAAAGCAGCGATGAGCCTCATTCAG AAGTACAGAAAGATGTTCTGTCTATACATCCAGATTTTTCTGGACCTCTCTCAGACTCCCAACCAAAGACCGTCTTCACTTCCTATCATCGTGAGCCCAGCTACTTCGAGATTCCCACCAAGGATTTCCAGCACCAGAAAACCTCAGAGGCGGAGCTCCATGAGATCCCCACCAAGGATACAGACGTTCCCCATGCCGCACCCTGCCCTCCCACCTCGACCCCACCCGTTGTCCAGAGCCACGCCTCGTTCACCATCGAATTTGACGACTGCATGCCTGGCAAGATCAAGATCAAAGACCACGTCACCAAGTTCTCCACTCGCCAGAGGAAGGGTCAGACGCCCCCCGCCAAGACTGCCACCACCGCCGCACCTGCAGAGATGATGTCGTCGCAGAGCAAAGTGGTCGATTGGCTGGTCCACAGTGATGTCAGCATGATGAAGAAGCATCCGCCATGTGAGGATGTCTACAGCACCAAGAGTGACCTCGCCATGAACATTAAGACTCTTAAAG GTCACCACCATGAAGATGGAACCCAGAGCGACTCTGAAGACCCGGTTTTGAAATCCAGAAGTAAATCCCACCACTCTGTCCAATCAGAGCAGTCTGAGACATCACAGCAGACAGTCCAGCCAAGTCAGCAGCCTGTTCAAACACAGAAGCTCCACCATCTGCTGCAGTACTCTCCACCCAGACAGGCTGCTGCGTCAGCTGTGGCCCCTGAACGGCCCCTGTCCCAGAGCCCTCCCCAGCCACCGTCCCCCCCAGAAACGTTCAAACAGGGACCCTCTGAGCACCTCACCCAGCAGGCCTTTATCATCGAGTTCTTTGATGACAACCCGCGCAAAAAGCGCTCACAGTCCTTCACCCACAACCCTGCTCATAGCGATTCTTACTCCACCCTCAAGGCCAAGATGGAGCGACGGAAAGGAGGCGAGAGGCCAGCATCCATGCATGGACACATCCCTCCCACCCAGCAGGTGACAGTTCCCTTAAAGGGTCAGGTCCACAGTGGCCCTCAGAGGTCAAGCTCTCTTAAGCGGGAGAAGACAGAAGGGGAGGCAGCTTCATCAGGTTCCTCCTCTCGCTCTTCATCGGGCATCATCATCAGACCTTTTGGCAGTGTTGGGAAGAAGTCAATGCTTGCCCAAGAGTTTGCAGCAGAATTCCTGAAGGACTCTGGTCAGAAGGATTCTACCCCAACTAGAGACAAAGTTTCACCTCCTCCGATTTCTGCACCACCAGTGATGGTTTCGCCCCCTCAAGCCCAGATCCCATCCCCACTAGAACCTCCAGCACTTTCTTCAGTTTCCTACCCCTCATCCCCATTACAACCTCCAGTATCCTCAAAGCCCTTCAAATCGCCCAGTGGTTCATCTCAGGTGGCCCCTCTGGTCCATCCATCTGGACCACACATGTCCCCCATGTTGTCCTTGGGAGTTTGTGGGGGAGACCCCAAGGTTTCCCAAAGGATGGTGAGAAACGAGGAGGATGACAGCCTGAGTGATGCTGGGACATACACCATCGAGACAGAATCCCAAGACAAAGAGGTGGAGGAGGCTCGCAACATGATTGATCAG GTGTTTGGTGTCCTTGACTCTCCAGAGTACAGTGGTGCGACCACAGGGGTTTATAGACCTGTCATACATGAAGGCAAGGATGAGCACCATAATCTGCCTGGTGATGGTAGCAGTGTGGACCTATTGCATGGCTTTATCCCAGCAGCTGTCAGTGCCCCCCCAACAGGTCCCATGCAG GTTCAGGCTCAGGCAGCTGATCTCGAAGGAACTAAATGGGTTTCTCGGTGGGCCAGTCTAGCGGACAGCTATGCCGATCCTGGTTCTACTCCTCCTCAAGTGGAATGTCTCGAAG ATTTGCGCTACCTGAGCCATTCAGTGGGAAGTTACAGCTACGACACATCTGAGTCAGAGACGAGCCACAGCTCCAGGACCAGAAGGCTGCTGCCTCAGGTTCCTCCAGACAAGGTGGAAAGTGTCCCTCCAAGCATCCTGATTCAGCATGAATCCTACCAAGGCCATACATCTCTGGATAGAGTTTATAGTCCTCCCTGCTCACAAGACTCCACCCAGTGCTTAGCTGTTCAGGACGACGTGGACCCAGACAGCCTGAGTGATGCCAGTCGGTCTGAGGATGGACCTGCTCTAATTAATGCAAAGAGAATTGATATTAGGGCCGGAAACCCGTCCCCAGCTGCCCCGGGTTATCAGTTTAAAGTTCAGGAGAAAGTTTCTCCGACAATTAAATCCACCTTCTTCTACATTGGTGCTGAGGATTATTCAGGCAAGCCTGAACAGGCCCGAAGCCCTGTACATGGTGAGAGGACTCGAGACCCTCCTGCTAAAACTCCTCCTACGACAGTCTTGATCCGACACTTGGGTGGACATGAACCCAGAAGGACCGGTGTTAAACCCAACAACTCTGCTCCAAACCTTCAAACACAAGACAAAGATTCTGTTCCTACAAAAGACAGCAACATTGTCCGTCAAGAAAGTTTCACCAAAGCCCGGCCCAGTGACACCATCCAGATGAAGAAGCTTCCACACATCTCCAGCCACCCTTCCATTAGAGATATGGAACAGAGTACCCAGGAAACACAGCCCTTTCTCCAGGAGACAGAGGGAACCCTGTCCTCTCTGGACACCAAGCTTCCCTCTTCTGGCTCAGGCCGTAGCTCAAAGAAGGGGGGCTCCTCCACCCACATGGATGACTCTCTCTCTGGTGAGTCAGATGTGGATACAGCAAGCACCGTGAGTCAGGTGAGTAGCAAAAATATTCCTGTTAGCTCCACTTCTAAAAAGCGACCTGCCATAAGCAGCCTTCAGAAAGAGAAGTCGTCTTCTAGCCCATCAATCCAAGAAAAGGGACGACAACTAAGTGCCCGAGAACGTCTTTCTGAGAAACGGCGCACCCAAACCCCAGCTGATGCACCAAGCAAGGCAGAGGCAACAAGGCGCTTCCAGATGCGGCGCAGTACAGGAAACCGTGGTTCTCTGGACTTGTCTGAAGGACAACAAGGTACTGGACTTAACTGGACTGAGTCTACTTCATCTGATCATGAAATTACCCGTCCGTCCAGTCGTACCAAGAAAATGATTGCCCCTCTACAGAAAGAAGACAATGGAAAGACTCCTAAGTCAGCAACTCAACAGGTTTTAACCCGTTCCAACAGCCTGTCAGCACCAAGGCCAACCCGAGCGTCCATGCTTCGACGTGCCCGCCTCGGTGAGGCCTCAGACAATGAGGGGACAGAGACTGATCGGGCCTCCCAGAATTCTGATCATATTTCCGCCCCTCCCAAAGTCTCTGCTGAGGGTAAGAAGCTGTCCAGGCTGGACATTTTGGCGATGCCCAGGAAGAGAACTGGCTCATTTACGACACCCAGTGACAACGAGTCCTCCACGACTCGTTCTGGTTTCTCTAGTCGCAACAATGAGCCTGCCGCCACAGCAAGGAAGACATCTGTTGGCGATGCTCGCCAGGCAGCCGGTAAAGGGGGCGGGACTCCAGTAAAGCAAACGCTAACTCGTACCCGTTCAAGCGGAGCCAAGTACCTCAGCAGTG GATCGCGTCGCAAACAGAAGGGTTCAGACttctcatcttcctctgaggAAGAATACGAGTCAAACACTGGCTCCTCCAAAGCTAAACGGTCTTCCCATTCAACTACTGCTGGCCAAACACCGCGCAGCCGGAGATCAGCCGCCAGTAAAAGCAAGTCTGTCTCACTGGAGACGGAGGACGACGAGGACCAAAATGACGTTGACCCATACCAGAACTGGTCCACTCACAGTGCTGAGATTGCCAA GCTCAGTCAAGACCTGGCTAAAGATCTGGCCATCCTGGCAAAGGAGATCCATGATGTTGCCGGGGATGGGGATTCTCCCAGCTCTGGAATGGGCACCACCACCTCACCTACCTCACTCCCTAACACGCCAGCCTCCACCATCTCTGCCCGGGAGGAG GCGTCATCTGTTCCATATCTCCACGGGGTTCGACAATCTCAG GTGATCCTGGACAACCTGATGCTGAACCCGGTTTCTCAGCTGTCTCAGGCCATCCGGGAGAACACCGAGCAGCTGGCAGAGAAGATGAA GGTTTTGTTCCAGAACAAAGCAGATGTCTGGGAAGAAATTGAGGCGAAGATCAACACTGAGAATGAAGTCCCTATCTTGAAAACCTCCAACAAG GAAATTACCTCCATTTTGAAGGAGCTGAGACGAGTTCAAAGGCAACTGGAAg TCATCAACACCATCGTGGAGCCTGCTGGGAGTCTTCAGGCGGCAGCCATCGGAACATCATCTCTGACTCAAATGCGCCAAACGTCAAAGGAGAAAAAATTCATTACCAAACCCCGAGCCTCCAATGCCAACGAAAGCACCAAGCGACCGCCACGTGGGTCTGATGGGTCCCACTACATGAACTGA
- the cep170bb gene encoding centrosomal protein of 170 kDa protein B isoform X1 encodes MSVTSWFLVSSSGTRHRLPREMIFVGREDCELMLQSRSVDKQHAVINYNPTTDEHLVKDLGSLNGTFVNDLRIPDQTYITLKLSDIIRFGYDSHVYVLEKSQHKVPEEALKHEKYSSQLQMSLKAAEGKKSDEEEGQRGDKTTTTKSVTQETPVSRPTPLYGQPSWWGEEDYGSKIQSSDEPHSEVQKDVLSIHPDFSGPLSDSQPKTVFTSYHREPSYFEIPTKDFQHQKTSEAELHEIPTKDTDVPHAAPCPPTSTPPVVQSHASFTIEFDDCMPGKIKIKDHVTKFSTRQRKGQTPPAKTATTAAPAEMMSSQSKVVDWLVHSDVSMMKKHPPCEDVYSTKSDLAMNIKTLKGHHHEDGTQSDSEDPVLKSRSKSHHSVQSEQSETSQQTVQPSQQPVQTQKLHHLLQYSPPRQAAASAVAPERPLSQSPPQPPSPPETFKQGPSEHLTQQAFIIEFFDDNPRKKRSQSFTHNPAHSDSYSTLKAKMERRKGGERPASMHGHIPPTQQVTVPLKGQVHSGPQRSSSLKREKTEGEAASSGSSSRSSSGIIIRPFGSVGKKSMLAQEFAAEFLKDSGQKDSTPTRDKVSPPPISAPPVMVSPPQAQIPSPLEPPALSSVSYPSSPLQPPVSSKPFKSPSGSSQVAPLVHPSGPHMSPMLSLGVCGGDPKVSQRMVRNEEDDSLSDAGTYTIETESQDKEVEEARNMIDQVFGVLDSPEYSGATTGVYRPVIHEGKDEHHNLPGDGSSVDLLHGFIPAAVSAPPTGPMQVQAQAADLEGTKWVSRWASLADSYADPGSTPPQVECLEDLRYLSHSVGSYSYDTSESETSHSSRTRRLLPQVPPDKVESVPPSILIQHESYQGHTSLDRVYSPPCSQDSTQCLAVQDDVDPDSLSDASRSEDGPALINAKRIDIRAGNPSPAAPGYQFKVQEKVSPTIKSTFFYIGAEDYSGKPEQARSPVHGERTRDPPAKTPPTTVLIRHLGGHEPRRTGVKPNNSAPNLQTQDKDSVPTKDSNIVRQESFTKARPSDTIQMKKLPHISSHPSIRDMEQSTQETQPFLQETEGTLSSLDTKLPSSGSGRSSKKGGSSTHMDDSLSGESDVDTASTVSQVSSKNIPVSSTSKKRPAISSLQKEKSSSSPSIQEKGRQLSARERLSEKRRTQTPADAPSKAEATRRFQMRRSTGNRGSLDLSEGQQGTGLNWTESTSSDHEITRPSSRTKKMIAPLQKEDNGKTPKSATQQVLTRSNSLSAPRPTRASMLRRARLGEASDNEGTETDRASQNSDHISAPPKVSAEGKKLSRLDILAMPRKRTGSFTTPSDNESSTTRSGFSSRNNEPAATARKTSVGDARQAAGKGGGTPVKQTLTRTRSSGAKYLSSGSRRKQKGSDFSSSSEEEYESNTGSSKAKRSSHSTTAGQTPRSRRSAASKSKSVSLETEDDEDQNDVDPYQNWSTHSAEIAKLSQDLAKDLAILAKEIHDVAGDGDSPSSGMGTTTSPTSLPNTPASTISAREEASSVPYLHGVRQSQLVHRIPEASLNYQKVPPGSAAILDLDANMNEPEPTSLQRRPWNREEVILDNLMLNPVSQLSQAIRENTEQLAEKMKVLFQNKADVWEEIEAKINTENEVPILKTSNKEITSILKELRRVQRQLEVINTIVEPAGSLQAAAIGTSSLTQMRQTSKEKKFITKPRASNANESTKRPPRGSDGSHYMN; translated from the exons ATGAGTGTGACATCATGGTTTCTGGTGAGCAGCTCGGGCACTCGGCACCGCCTCCCGCGGGAGATGATCTTTGTGGGTCGCGAGGACTGCGAACTCATGCTGCAG tCACGCAGCGTGGACAAACAGCACGCTGTCATCAACTACAACCCGACAACCGATGAACACCTTGTGAAAGACCTGGGCAGCCTGAACGGG ACGTTTGTGAACGACCTGCGGATCCCTGACCAGACCTACATCACCCTCAAACTGTCCGACATCATCCGCTTTGGATACG ATTCTCATGTCTACGTTCTGGAGAAAAGTCAACACAAAGTCCCAGAGGAGGCGCTGAAG CACGAAAAGTACAGTAGTCAGCTGCAGATGAGTCTGAAGGCTGCAGAGGGGAAGAAGAGTGATGAAGAAGAGGGGCAGCGAGGCGACAAGACGACAACGACAAAAAGCGTCACACAAG AGACTCCTGTGAGTCGGCCCACTCCTCTGTATGGTCAGCCGTCCTGGTGGGGAGAGGAAGACTATGGGAGTAAAATCCAAAGCAGCGATGAGCCTCATTCAG AAGTACAGAAAGATGTTCTGTCTATACATCCAGATTTTTCTGGACCTCTCTCAGACTCCCAACCAAAGACCGTCTTCACTTCCTATCATCGTGAGCCCAGCTACTTCGAGATTCCCACCAAGGATTTCCAGCACCAGAAAACCTCAGAGGCGGAGCTCCATGAGATCCCCACCAAGGATACAGACGTTCCCCATGCCGCACCCTGCCCTCCCACCTCGACCCCACCCGTTGTCCAGAGCCACGCCTCGTTCACCATCGAATTTGACGACTGCATGCCTGGCAAGATCAAGATCAAAGACCACGTCACCAAGTTCTCCACTCGCCAGAGGAAGGGTCAGACGCCCCCCGCCAAGACTGCCACCACCGCCGCACCTGCAGAGATGATGTCGTCGCAGAGCAAAGTGGTCGATTGGCTGGTCCACAGTGATGTCAGCATGATGAAGAAGCATCCGCCATGTGAGGATGTCTACAGCACCAAGAGTGACCTCGCCATGAACATTAAGACTCTTAAAG GTCACCACCATGAAGATGGAACCCAGAGCGACTCTGAAGACCCGGTTTTGAAATCCAGAAGTAAATCCCACCACTCTGTCCAATCAGAGCAGTCTGAGACATCACAGCAGACAGTCCAGCCAAGTCAGCAGCCTGTTCAAACACAGAAGCTCCACCATCTGCTGCAGTACTCTCCACCCAGACAGGCTGCTGCGTCAGCTGTGGCCCCTGAACGGCCCCTGTCCCAGAGCCCTCCCCAGCCACCGTCCCCCCCAGAAACGTTCAAACAGGGACCCTCTGAGCACCTCACCCAGCAGGCCTTTATCATCGAGTTCTTTGATGACAACCCGCGCAAAAAGCGCTCACAGTCCTTCACCCACAACCCTGCTCATAGCGATTCTTACTCCACCCTCAAGGCCAAGATGGAGCGACGGAAAGGAGGCGAGAGGCCAGCATCCATGCATGGACACATCCCTCCCACCCAGCAGGTGACAGTTCCCTTAAAGGGTCAGGTCCACAGTGGCCCTCAGAGGTCAAGCTCTCTTAAGCGGGAGAAGACAGAAGGGGAGGCAGCTTCATCAGGTTCCTCCTCTCGCTCTTCATCGGGCATCATCATCAGACCTTTTGGCAGTGTTGGGAAGAAGTCAATGCTTGCCCAAGAGTTTGCAGCAGAATTCCTGAAGGACTCTGGTCAGAAGGATTCTACCCCAACTAGAGACAAAGTTTCACCTCCTCCGATTTCTGCACCACCAGTGATGGTTTCGCCCCCTCAAGCCCAGATCCCATCCCCACTAGAACCTCCAGCACTTTCTTCAGTTTCCTACCCCTCATCCCCATTACAACCTCCAGTATCCTCAAAGCCCTTCAAATCGCCCAGTGGTTCATCTCAGGTGGCCCCTCTGGTCCATCCATCTGGACCACACATGTCCCCCATGTTGTCCTTGGGAGTTTGTGGGGGAGACCCCAAGGTTTCCCAAAGGATGGTGAGAAACGAGGAGGATGACAGCCTGAGTGATGCTGGGACATACACCATCGAGACAGAATCCCAAGACAAAGAGGTGGAGGAGGCTCGCAACATGATTGATCAG GTGTTTGGTGTCCTTGACTCTCCAGAGTACAGTGGTGCGACCACAGGGGTTTATAGACCTGTCATACATGAAGGCAAGGATGAGCACCATAATCTGCCTGGTGATGGTAGCAGTGTGGACCTATTGCATGGCTTTATCCCAGCAGCTGTCAGTGCCCCCCCAACAGGTCCCATGCAG GTTCAGGCTCAGGCAGCTGATCTCGAAGGAACTAAATGGGTTTCTCGGTGGGCCAGTCTAGCGGACAGCTATGCCGATCCTGGTTCTACTCCTCCTCAAGTGGAATGTCTCGAAG ATTTGCGCTACCTGAGCCATTCAGTGGGAAGTTACAGCTACGACACATCTGAGTCAGAGACGAGCCACAGCTCCAGGACCAGAAGGCTGCTGCCTCAGGTTCCTCCAGACAAGGTGGAAAGTGTCCCTCCAAGCATCCTGATTCAGCATGAATCCTACCAAGGCCATACATCTCTGGATAGAGTTTATAGTCCTCCCTGCTCACAAGACTCCACCCAGTGCTTAGCTGTTCAGGACGACGTGGACCCAGACAGCCTGAGTGATGCCAGTCGGTCTGAGGATGGACCTGCTCTAATTAATGCAAAGAGAATTGATATTAGGGCCGGAAACCCGTCCCCAGCTGCCCCGGGTTATCAGTTTAAAGTTCAGGAGAAAGTTTCTCCGACAATTAAATCCACCTTCTTCTACATTGGTGCTGAGGATTATTCAGGCAAGCCTGAACAGGCCCGAAGCCCTGTACATGGTGAGAGGACTCGAGACCCTCCTGCTAAAACTCCTCCTACGACAGTCTTGATCCGACACTTGGGTGGACATGAACCCAGAAGGACCGGTGTTAAACCCAACAACTCTGCTCCAAACCTTCAAACACAAGACAAAGATTCTGTTCCTACAAAAGACAGCAACATTGTCCGTCAAGAAAGTTTCACCAAAGCCCGGCCCAGTGACACCATCCAGATGAAGAAGCTTCCACACATCTCCAGCCACCCTTCCATTAGAGATATGGAACAGAGTACCCAGGAAACACAGCCCTTTCTCCAGGAGACAGAGGGAACCCTGTCCTCTCTGGACACCAAGCTTCCCTCTTCTGGCTCAGGCCGTAGCTCAAAGAAGGGGGGCTCCTCCACCCACATGGATGACTCTCTCTCTGGTGAGTCAGATGTGGATACAGCAAGCACCGTGAGTCAGGTGAGTAGCAAAAATATTCCTGTTAGCTCCACTTCTAAAAAGCGACCTGCCATAAGCAGCCTTCAGAAAGAGAAGTCGTCTTCTAGCCCATCAATCCAAGAAAAGGGACGACAACTAAGTGCCCGAGAACGTCTTTCTGAGAAACGGCGCACCCAAACCCCAGCTGATGCACCAAGCAAGGCAGAGGCAACAAGGCGCTTCCAGATGCGGCGCAGTACAGGAAACCGTGGTTCTCTGGACTTGTCTGAAGGACAACAAGGTACTGGACTTAACTGGACTGAGTCTACTTCATCTGATCATGAAATTACCCGTCCGTCCAGTCGTACCAAGAAAATGATTGCCCCTCTACAGAAAGAAGACAATGGAAAGACTCCTAAGTCAGCAACTCAACAGGTTTTAACCCGTTCCAACAGCCTGTCAGCACCAAGGCCAACCCGAGCGTCCATGCTTCGACGTGCCCGCCTCGGTGAGGCCTCAGACAATGAGGGGACAGAGACTGATCGGGCCTCCCAGAATTCTGATCATATTTCCGCCCCTCCCAAAGTCTCTGCTGAGGGTAAGAAGCTGTCCAGGCTGGACATTTTGGCGATGCCCAGGAAGAGAACTGGCTCATTTACGACACCCAGTGACAACGAGTCCTCCACGACTCGTTCTGGTTTCTCTAGTCGCAACAATGAGCCTGCCGCCACAGCAAGGAAGACATCTGTTGGCGATGCTCGCCAGGCAGCCGGTAAAGGGGGCGGGACTCCAGTAAAGCAAACGCTAACTCGTACCCGTTCAAGCGGAGCCAAGTACCTCAGCAGTG GATCGCGTCGCAAACAGAAGGGTTCAGACttctcatcttcctctgaggAAGAATACGAGTCAAACACTGGCTCCTCCAAAGCTAAACGGTCTTCCCATTCAACTACTGCTGGCCAAACACCGCGCAGCCGGAGATCAGCCGCCAGTAAAAGCAAGTCTGTCTCACTGGAGACGGAGGACGACGAGGACCAAAATGACGTTGACCCATACCAGAACTGGTCCACTCACAGTGCTGAGATTGCCAA GCTCAGTCAAGACCTGGCTAAAGATCTGGCCATCCTGGCAAAGGAGATCCATGATGTTGCCGGGGATGGGGATTCTCCCAGCTCTGGAATGGGCACCACCACCTCACCTACCTCACTCCCTAACACGCCAGCCTCCACCATCTCTGCCCGGGAGGAG GCGTCATCTGTTCCATATCTCCACGGGGTTCGACAATCTCAG CTGGTCCATCGTATTCCTGAGGCCAGCTTAAACTACCAGAAGGTTCCTCCAGGTTCTGCTGCCATCTTGGACCTGGACGCAAATATGAATGAGCCAGAGCCCACTTCTTTGCAACGCCGTCCGTGGAACCGCGAAGAG GTGATCCTGGACAACCTGATGCTGAACCCGGTTTCTCAGCTGTCTCAGGCCATCCGGGAGAACACCGAGCAGCTGGCAGAGAAGATGAA GGTTTTGTTCCAGAACAAAGCAGATGTCTGGGAAGAAATTGAGGCGAAGATCAACACTGAGAATGAAGTCCCTATCTTGAAAACCTCCAACAAG GAAATTACCTCCATTTTGAAGGAGCTGAGACGAGTTCAAAGGCAACTGGAAg TCATCAACACCATCGTGGAGCCTGCTGGGAGTCTTCAGGCGGCAGCCATCGGAACATCATCTCTGACTCAAATGCGCCAAACGTCAAAGGAGAAAAAATTCATTACCAAACCCCGAGCCTCCAATGCCAACGAAAGCACCAAGCGACCGCCACGTGGGTCTGATGGGTCCCACTACATGAACTGA